The Armatimonadota bacterium genome includes the window AGCCTCTCCCTTCCGACGCGCTGCGGTAGCGTGCACCGGCAACGAGTTCTGCAACCTCGCTATCACCGAAACCAAACGGCTTATTGTGGAGATTGTGGAACATCTGGAGCGCACCGTACCGCTGGACGAGCCTATCCGCATCAACCTCAACGGCTGTCCCAACGACTGCGGTCAGCACCATATCGGTGATATCGGTTTGCAAGGATGCCTGGTCAATGTGGGTGGACAGAAGGTGGAAGGGTACGACATCGCGCTAGGAGGGCGTTTAGGGCGCGACGCTCGCTTCGTCCGTCCGATATGGCGCAAAGTACCTGCCACGCAGGTGAAGTTCGCTCTGGAACGTCTGCTGAACAACTACCTTGCTCTGCGCGATCCGGAAGAAGACTTCAGCGACTTCGTAGACCGTCACACCGACGAGGAGCTGGCTTCCATGATGCGGGTGGAGTTTGCGGAAGGAGTGGACGACCCTCTGCTACCGATGCCGCCGCCCGCAGAACTGGTGGAGGGGTAGGGATGGGCTACTACCCTGTGTTTCTGGACTTGCGGGGGCGTGATTGTTTGGTTGTGGGCGGCGGTGCAGTGGCGTGTGAAAAGATAGCTGCGCTGCTGGACGCAGAGGCGTGCGTAACGGTCGTCGCCCCCGAAGCGGTAGAGCAGGTAGCGGAGTGGGATGAGCAGGGCAGGGTTCGCTGGATTCGCCGCGCGTGGAGACCTGAAGACGTTCGCGGGCGGTTCCTCGTTATCGCCGCCACAGACGACCCCACACTGCACCGCGAGATATACCGCGTCGTCAGTGCCCAGAACCGTTTGGTTAACACCGTAGACGACCTAGCCTCCTGCAACTTTATCTGCCCGGCGGTAGCGCAGGCAGGTGTTGTGAAGGTAGCGGTCTCTACGGCGGGTTGTAGCCCCGCACTGGCGCAACGCTTGCGTGACCGGATTCGGGAAGAGATTCTTGGCGAAGACACAGGCAAGTTGGCGCAATATTTGGGGGAGAAGCGTTCTCTGGTCAAAGCGCGGCTTGTTGGTTATGAGCACAGACAGGCGTTCTGGCAGCGTGTACTGGATTCGCCAGTTCCCGCGTTGCTGTCACTGGGGCTTGTCAGGGAGGCTGACCTTCTGTTCGAGGAGATGCTGGCGGAGGCGGCAGAGGTCCTTGTCCCAGCAGGCGGCGTAGCGATATGAGGGGGAAAGCATAGTGAGACACGGCAGAGTATATCTGGTAGGTGCAGGACCCGGTGACCCCGATCTGATCACGCTCAAGGCAGTACGCTGCCTGCAACGGGCGGACGTTGTGCTATACGACCGCCTGGTATCTCCCTTGCTGCTCACATATGCGCCGCCTGAGGCGGTGTGTGAATATGTTGGCAAAGAGTACGGTGAAGACAGCTGCGCCCGCCAGAGTGCGATTATCGATCGCATGATTGCCGAGGCGCGACTGGGCAAAACGGTGGTTCGGCTGAAAGGTGGCGACCCCTTCGTGTTCGGTAGAGGCGGAGAGGAGCTGCTCGCACTGGCACAAGCCGGAATAAGCGTGGAGGTCGTACCAGGGGTGAGCGCGGCTATCGCTGCACCTGCCAGTGCAGGGATACCGGTCACCTTCCGGGGTGTAGCGAGAGCGTTCGGCGTTTTTACCGGATATGCCGAATCCGGCGAGGAGGCGACCGACTGGCAGCTCGCCGCGAGAATGCCGACAGCGGTGTTTCTAATGTCCGTGCAGAGGTTAAGTTGTATCGCTCAGTCTCTGGTGCAAAACGGTCGTCATCCTGAAACGCCGGTTGCAGTGGTACAGAACGGCACCCTGCCGGAGCAGCAGGTATATTGGGGTACTCTCCGCGATTTGATAGAAGACGAACACTCTTTTGCACCGCCCGCTACGCTGGTGGTAGGCGAGGTAGTTCGTATCGGACAGCACGCCGCGTCCCTGTCGCGCATAGTGGTTGCCGTTCAGGAAATGCTCACCACAGCGGTATCAATGCCTGCGCGTGATGGTTCAGGTTAATCAATCCCTGCCCTTGCCTGCGAGAAATGTCCCATTTACCGACGGAGCCGAGCCACGAAAGCAGCGGGTAACGACCCCCGCTGCTACCTTGAGCACACTGTACCCCCCATTCTATCATTCCTTATTGCGGGCAACACTTTCCTGCCCAACAGGATAGCACCCATTCAAAGGGGAAATATTAGCACGCGAACAACCATCACGTTCAGACAGGAGAGAGGGGTTATGCCTGACCAACTGATAGCCGGTAACTGGAAAATGCACGGCACGGTGGCGTGGTCACTCGCGCTGGTGGAGGATCTCAAACATCGCAACCTCGACGCGCTGAACGCGGAGGTATGCATTTGCCCACCCTTTACCGCGCTGTACGCCGTGCATCAGGCGTTACGCGGCACCGACATCAAACTGGGGGCGCAGGACGTGTTCTGGAAGGACCAGGGCGCTTATACCAGCCAGATATCCCCACCGATGCTGACCGAACTGGGGGTGAGTTACGTGATTATCGGTCACTCCGAGACACGCGGACGCTTCGGCGTGCCGGAACCCGACCTCACCGAAGACATCCTGCGCCACTTTGGCGAGAACGACGCCACGGTGAACCTGAAGGTGAAAGCGGCTTTGTTGCACGGGCTGACGCCTATCGTGTGTGTGGGCGAGACCCTCGCCGAGCGGCAGGCTGGGCAGACCGATGCGGTGATTACCGCACAGGTGACGCGCGACATCGACGGTCTGGACCCGGCAGAGGTCGGCTGTCTGGTCTTCGCTTACGAGCCTGTGTGGGCAATTGGTACAGGTGAGGTGTGCGACGCCCCAGAGGCGAACCGCGTGTGCGCCTTGATTCGGCGCATTGTCACGGACATCTGCGGCAAGGAGGCAGCACAAAGCTTGCGCGTGCTGTACGGTGGCTCCGTGAAGCCCGACAATGCGCACGACCTGCTGGCACAGCCTCATGTCGACGGTGCGCTGGTGGGTGGAGCCAGCCTGAACGCCAGCTCCTTTGCGGAGATTGTATCGCACGCGCACAAGATTGCGGAGCGTCGCAACAACGGCGGTTAAACCTTGCGCGCGGGGGCAATTTGCGGTATAATGGCTTTGTAGGAAGAGCCTGCCCTGCCCCCGTAGCTCAGCAGGACAGAGCAACTGCCTTCTAATCACTCCAAAGTGACAGTAAAGGCGTGTCTGCACCAGATATGGTATGGACACGCCCTTTTGTCCTCCGTCTGCACCAGATATTGTGTTTGACAGGAGGATGGCTTACCATGAACAGCAACTGCGCACAGGAATTACAACGCCTCAAGGACATCTGGTTGGACTACAAACGCAGCCAGAACCTCTCGCCCCGCTCCATTGAAGCCTACGACAAACGGGTGTCCTGGTTCATAAAGTACATGGACGGGTTCAACCTGCAAAGCGCAGAGGACATCAAACCAGCGCATATCGTGGTATACATGCAATACCTGCGTGAACTGGGATGGTCATCGGAATCGGTCTTTGATTACTGCAAAGACGTGCGCATCTGGTGGAGATGGTTGCATAAGATGGAACTGGTCAACCAGGACATCATGCGCAAAGTGGAGCTGCCTAAACGTGTGGACGTGGCTAAAACGGCACTCAACGATGAGCAACTGCACAAACTGCTGGATGCATGTGACGGTAAAGACTGGTTGTCCAGACGAGACCGCGCAATCATCGCTACCCTGGTAGACACAGGACTGCGCGCCTCGGAGTTCCTCACTATGACGGTAGCGGACGGTAAGAACGGCAGATTCATTGTGACCGGTAAAGGCGCACGACAGAGAATGGTGGTGCTATCCCGTGATGCACAACTGGAGATCCTCCGATACCTCAAAAGCGTGCCGTTCCCACTGGAGGACGGGGATAAACTGTGGCAGGGCACAAAGGGACCACTCACACTGTACGGACTGTATCAGGTGGTACGTGCAGCAGGGGAACGCGCAGGCGTGGAAGTGACACCTCATGCATTGAGACGTACCTGCGCTACCTCTATGCTGCGGGCAGGAGCATCTCTGGAAGTGGTGCGCGTGACACTTGGACATAGCGGATACAGTATCCTGCAGAAGTATATCCGACTCTCAGAGGAGGATATCGCCGAACAACACGAACGATATTCACCACTGCAACGCCTCAGAAGGAAGCGCAGGAGATAAACAGAATGGGCTGGTTTACACCAGCCCCAGACACTTACTCTATACTCCCTTCACCGGACGCCGCATACAACCATCCGGCAACGAAGCCGAGTAACCAGCCGCCGATGAAGGAGAGAACCATCTTGATGGTAATGGCTAACTGGAGGTCCAACCTGCATCACCTGCCTCTGCGATATGGAGAGACACCAGTACCGCGAGGCGGTCTACTCTCAGGAGGAGAGGTCAACGCTTCATATACCTCGCTGCTGGATAACTCTACCGGACCGCAGCAGAGGAGAGCGTTGTTACTGCGCCAGTAGTGATAGGTGACCCCAACACTTCCAACCTTTTTATGATATTTTAATAGTGTTGCCCACAAAATCACTTGACACGTTACAATTCCTGCATTATAATAATGGTACAGGCTTTTATCTGGAGGGATGGCGATGAGAGCCTTACTGGTCAGCACAGTGCTCCTGATGTGTGTGGGCAATGCGCCCGTCACGGGGGGGGGTACAGCGCCTCCTCTGCTGGTTCATGTAGTCCTTCAGCAAGATACCTCTCTTGACGCAGACAGCCTGCTCAAACAGGCATACGACCTCAAGGGGCAAGGCAAGCGCGACGAAGCCCGTACCCTCTTTGAGAAACTGATGCGAGATTACCCCAATACCTCCGCCGGAGTGGAAGCGCGCTGGATGGTCGCCTATTACCTGCTTAATGACAAGCAGTTTGATGAGGCACAGCGGCTGTTTCAGCAGGTGGCAGACGATGCCCGTGCCAAGCCCGACATCGCAGCGGAGGCGTTGCTGCAGACGGGGTTCGTGTATCTCTCCCGCTACTGGGCGGAGGGAGATGCGCCGGGCGAGCAGAGATACAAACTACTGGAGCAGGCAAAGACGCGCCTGTCACAGATAGCCAGAAGCCTCTCCAATCGCAGAGACGACATTGGTCGCACCGCTGTGGCTTATGCGTTGTTAGGCGTGGGTGAGGCATGGCTGTATCAGGGCATGGCTGAGCAGGCGGAACCTCACTATCGGGCGATACTGGCGATGAAGGGAGGAGTGTCTGAGATAGTTCTGGCTCAGGCATGGTATTGTCTTGGGGTGAGCCTGTATCGGCAGCGCAGGTATGCGGAGGCGCTGGAGGCATTCGATGCGGTGAAGCAGATAGGCGAAGCGGGCGAAGGCATCGTATTGCGTTCGCTGGCGTTAGGCAACGCCCTGCCGGAGCGGGCGTGGTTGTGGCAGGCAGCCATCTGGGCGCAGTTAGGCTACGCGGAGCGTTCGGTGGCTGCGCTGGAGGAAGGGCTGCGCCGTCCTGAGCGTTTGGCAGGGGCAAAAAACGCTGCCCTGCTGGCACAAGCTCAGAAGTCTCTGGAAGGGATGCGCCGGGTGGTAGAGAGGCAGAAAGAGCGTGAGAAGCGTCTGGCAGAAGTGAAACGATTAGCACAGCAGTTAGAGCAGAATACATCGTCCACCGTGTTACCGGTCTCTCAGACAGGTCATTGAAGGAGGGTGTAGAGGGATGCGCCGTTTCACATCGGTACTCTTTGTCACAGCACTGGTGTTACTGGCAGCCTCTGTGGGCTGGAGCAAATCTAATAAGGCAGGCGACCCGCCTCCCAGCACGGATCCTCCGCCTCCTCCGTGGTCAGGTACTTGTCCCTTCGACCCGTCGGGTTGTCCGGTTCCTGATCCTGGTGATGGTGGCGAGCCACCGGGCGGAGGTGGTTCGTGCGGACCGGTGGGAGCGTATCCGCTGTATGCCGCGAGTGCAGGCGATCCGGTGAACCTTGCCGCAGGCGTGGAGGCGTATCGCCCTGCAGACGACCTGGTGGTATATAACCCGTATGGTCCGCGCGTGGTGTGGCGACGGCATTACTACGGGGGGTTGGCTATTCAGGAACTATCCTCTGGTGGCTTATCCATGGGGTGGGTACACTCGTACGACGTCACCCTGCAGAGAGTTGGTGCCAACACGTGGGACGTCACGTTGAGGTATCCCTACGGAGCATCGGAACCGTTGGTAGCGGAATTAGATGTTCAGGGACGACCGACAGGGGTGCTGAAGTCGCCTGACCGCCAGCCGAGCGGTGCGCCCTATATTGTGCGCGGTGTCCCCTCCGGCACACCGTATGTGTGGCAGTCGGTAACTGTGACCTGGCGTGACCAGACACAGTGGACTTTTGTGCCCTTTGACGGTAGTAAGTATGTGCTCAGTCGGATAACCAACCGGGTAGGTCGCTCCATTGGCTTGACATGGGATAGTGGTCAGCGGCTGTTGCAGATCACCGAAACGGGCACCGGTCTGGTGTTGCTGAGTCTGGCGTACGGTGCCAACGGTTTGCTCTCCTCGGTGACCGATGCGTATGGGCGTCAGGTGTCCTACGGCTACTCGCAACCTGCCAACCTGTCGGTGCTGTGTTTAACGTGGGTATCGCAGATAGTGCCAGCGGGCACGCCCAACCCGCCGATGCGCTACGCTTATAACTACATCTCGTTCGGCTCAACCAAACCGTTGCTCTCCAGCATCAGCGTGCCCAGTCCCACCGGTTCAGGGGTCGCCACCTCTACCCTGCAATACAGCAACGGACGGGTGGTAGCGCGGATAGACGCCAACGGCAACCGCACCGAATACAGTTACGACGTGGCAAATCACCTGACCACGGTGACGGTGAAGAACCCACAGGGCAATGTGGTATACACATGGACGCAAAAGTATAACGATTCCCGCGCCAACACGGGCACGATTGACGCGCAGGGCAACCAGGTGATGATAGAGTATAACGACCCGGTGAACCCGTACCGTCCCACGCGCATCGTGGACAGGGACGGCAAGGCAACCACCTACACTTACGATGAGTTTGGCAACGTGTTGACGGTGACCAATCCAAGAGGTGTCACCACCACCTACACCTACGATAAATCTATCTTCCCGCTGGGCAGGCTGGTGAGCGTGCAGGAGGGAACCAAGCCGCCCACCACGTATACCTACTATGAGCCTTCCGGGCTGGTGCAGAGCGTCACCTCCCCCAAGCCGGGCTCCTTAAGCGGGGAGACGGTGACCACCACCTACACGTATGACAGTCTGGGCAACGTGCTGACAGTCACCTCGCCGGGCAACAACGCCACGCAGCAGATGGTGACAGTGTATAACTACACTCAGGATGGCAGTTATACACAGCCGGCGAAGGTAGGTCAGCCCTTGACGGTGACGGACAACATGGGCAACGTGACGCGCTATCGGTATGATGCGCGGGGTAATCGCACGGTGGTGATAGACGCCAACGGCAACCGTACGGACTTTGCCTACAACATCGCCGACCAGCTGGTGGAGGTGCAGTATCCGGCAACGGGTCAGCAGGGAAGCGGGCGGGCGCGTACGGTGAGCGTGTATCAGTATCCGGGCGGAGCGTTGAGCCAGGTAGTAGAGTATGACGAGAGTGGCACGCAGATACGTGGGGTGACGTATGCGTATGGTGCGGAGGGAGAGTTGTTGTCGCGCACGGGCAGCACGGAGGCAGTGCAATACATCTACGACGCGGCGTATCGGGTGGTTGGAGTGCGCGACGGCAACGGCAACCTCACCTCGTTCACTTACAACACACGCGGTGACCTGACGCGGATTACCTATCCGGGCGGCGATACCTTGCAATTCGATGCCTATGACAGTGCGGGCAGGCTGTTGCGTCGCATAGACGGACGCAACATCATCACCAACTACACCTACAACGACCCGGAGGGGTTGTTAACGGAAATACAGTATGTGCAGAACGGTCAGGTCATCGGCACGGTGAGTTTCACGTATGATTCGGACGGTCGTCGGGCAAGCATGACGGACGGCACGGGGGTAACCACTTACAGTTACGACCACATGGGCAACCCGCTGAGCGTGAGCGTGACCTACACGGGCTTGCCCACGCGCACCATTACCTACAGTTACTATCCCGACGGCAGCCGGGCGAGCATGGGCACTCCCGCTGGCACATACAGTTACACCTACGACGCAGCAGGCAGGCTGGTGGGACTGAGCGCGGTGGGCTTCATTGCCAGCTGGACATACGCGCCCAACGGGTGGTTGCTGACACAGACGGTGAACGGAGCAACGACGAGTTACGAATACAACGTGCGGGGCTTCCTGACCCGCTTGACCAACCGCGATGCGGGTGGCAATGTGCTGTCGGACTTCCAGAACTTGCAGTATGACGGCGTGGGCAACCGTGTGGGGATGACGGTGAGTTTCCCTGCCCAGCCCAGTCTGGCGGGTGCGACCAACTACGCCTACGACCTCAAGAACCAGTTGCTCTCCGAGCAGTCCACGCGGGCGGGAGGATACAGTTTCAGTTTTGGCTATGACGCGGCGCAGAACCCCACCACCTTCAAGGGGCAATCGCGCACCTACAACGCCAACAACCAGCTCACCGGCACCGGCTTTGCATATGACGGCAACGGCAACCCGGTCATCTACAAGGGGGTGAACCTGTCGTTTGACCCCGAGAACCGGATGACGGCGTATGGCAGCATATTGACCGCCGGCTACAACGGGGACGGCTTGCGGGCGTGGAAGCAGACGGCGTCTGGCAGGCGGTATTACCTGTATGACGGGGAGGAGCTGGTGTGCGAACTGGACGCATCGGGCAATGCGGTGGCTCCGGTGGTGTTCGGTGCAAACGGGTTGATAGCGTATGGCAGTTTCATCTACCAGTTTGACCCTCAAGGCAACGCCGTTCACATCATAGATAACAGTCGTAACGTGCTGGCGCACTTCGCCTATGATGCGTGGGGTCAATTGATGTCCGGCTCCAACCCTACGCCCTACGGTTACAAAGCGCAGTGGGGCTACTACACGGATGTAGAAACTGGTATACTGTTACTGACTCACCGTTACCTTGACCCCGCGACGGGCAGGTTTCTGACGAGGGACCCGGCGGGGTGTGAGGCGAGTGTGAATTTATATTTCTACGTGGAGAATTCTGTAGTCAATGCAAGCG containing:
- a CDS encoding hypothetical protein (possible pseudo, internal stop codon, frameshifted), translating into MGYYPVFLDLRGRDCLVVGGGAVACEKIAALLDAEACVTVVAPEAVEQVAEWDEQGRVRWIRRAWRPEDVRGRFLVIAATDDPTLHREIYRVVSAQNRLVNTVDDLASCNFICPAVAQAGVVKVAVSTAGCSPALAQRLRDRIREEILGEDTGKLAQYLGEKRSLVKARLVGYEHRQAFWQRVLDSPVPALLSLGLVREADLLFEEMLAEAAEVLVPAGGVAI
- a CDS encoding integrase, which gives rise to MNSNCAQELQRLKDIWLDYKRSQNLSPRSIEAYDKRVSWFIKYMDGFNLQSAEDIKPAHIVVYMQYLRELGWSSESVFDYCKDVRIWWRWLHKMELVNQDIMRKVELPKRVDVAKTALNDEQLHKLLDACDGKDWLSRRDRAIIATLVDTGLRASEFLTMTVADGKNGRFIVTGKGARQRMVVLSRDAQLEILRYLKSVPFPLEDGDKLWQGTKGPLTLYGLYQVVRAAGERAGVEVTPHALRRTCATSMLRAGASLEVVRVTLGHSGYSILQKYIRLSEEDIAEQHERYSPLQRLRRKRRR
- the tpiA gene encoding triosephosphate isomerase, coding for MPDQLIAGNWKMHGTVAWSLALVEDLKHRNLDALNAEVCICPPFTALYAVHQALRGTDIKLGAQDVFWKDQGAYTSQISPPMLTELGVSYVIIGHSETRGRFGVPEPDLTEDILRHFGENDATVNLKVKAALLHGLTPIVCVGETLAERQAGQTDAVITAQVTRDIDGLDPAEVGCLVFAYEPVWAIGTGEVCDAPEANRVCALIRRIVTDICGKEAAQSLRVLYGGSVKPDNAHDLLAQPHVDGALVGGASLNASSFAEIVSHAHKIAERRNNGG